A DNA window from Camelina sativa cultivar DH55 chromosome 17, Cs, whole genome shotgun sequence contains the following coding sequences:
- the LOC104759387 gene encoding LOW QUALITY PROTEIN: adenylate isopentenyltransferase 6, chloroplastic-like (The sequence of the model RefSeq protein was modified relative to this genomic sequence to represent the inferred CDS: deleted 2 bases in 1 codon) — protein MCMGKSGPNTPKDKVVLITGTTGTGKSRLSVDLAKHFSGEIINSDKMQVYSGIEIATNLIPLNEQGGVPHHLLGDFRPEDGELTPREFRSLATLSIAEVVSKGKLPIIVGGSNSFNHALLAERFDPTIDPFAPSSSLSTICPDLRYNCCIFWVDVSEQVLFQHLRNRVDKMIESGLFEQLAAFYDPIVDLGPRLGVRKTIGVEEFDRYFRMYPREKNTGVWDLGRKNTYEEAVKAMKERTCLLVKKQKEKIIKLIRGGWEIKRLDATAAIMAELNKSSEVLGEGLSSMDIWQKDIVEESVETVKSFLLEG, from the exons ATGTGCATGGGCAAATCAGGGCCAAACACTCCCAAGGACAAGGTGGTCCTCATCACGGGTACTACCGGCACTGGCAAGTCACGCCTCTCCGTTGATCTCGCCAAACATTTCTCCGGCGAGATCATAAATTCGGATAAGATGCAAGTTTATAGTGGGATAGAGATTGCAACAAATCTCATCCCACTCAATGAACAAGGTGGAGTCCCGCACCATCTTCTCGGTGACTTTCGCCCGGAAGATGGCGAACTTACCCCAAGAGAGTTTCGCTCTTTAGCGACATTGTCCATCGCTGAAGTTGTTTCCAAAGGGAAACTCCCTATTATAGTTGGTGGGTCCAACTCATTCAACCACGCTCTCCTTGCAGAGCGTTTTGACCCGACAATTGATCCTTTCGCTCCTAGCTCGAGTCTTTCAACCATCTGCCCGGACCTGAGGTACAACTGCTGCATCTTCTGGGTGGATGTTTCAGAGCAGGTTCTGTTCCAACACTTGCGCAACCGAGTTGACAAGATGATCGAGTCGGGGCTGTTCGAGCAGCTGGCCGCTTTCTATGACCCAATAGTCGATTTAGGGCCCCGACTTGGGGTCCGAAAGACTATAGGCGTAGAGGAGTTCGATCGGTACTTTAGAATGTACCCAAGGGAGAAGAACACAGGAGTGTGGGACTTGGGAAGAAAGAAT ACCTACGAGGAGGCTGTCAAGGCCATGAAAGAAAGGACGTGTCTGCTTGTTAAGAAGCAGAAAGAGAAAATTATCAAGCTGATAAGAGGTGGCTGGGAAATCAAAAGGCTTGATGCCACGGCAGCTATCATGGCGGAGCTGAATAAGAGTTCAGAAGTATTGGGAGAAGGATTGAGCAGTATGGATATTTGGCAGAAGGACATCGTGGAGGAAAGCGTGGAAACTGTTAAAAGTTTCTTGCTGGAagggtag
- the LOC104756727 gene encoding uncharacterized protein LOC104756727, translated as MSLYPGFGGWINLNIQQRPKAESGRHEDVESNSMSEKDTNLKPWYAEPGDNAATEPGDVRSKSLYAVDTKYFDLKEMRTQSKLWHAEKKKHPWYVPPAKFKVKTKNGICHMNIELTVGLIPPGAYEMLTNPRNITFFSADDVVDDDRRRQRLENKSTKVLKKDGPRQITDVSKVLRWKFLLFSGTIPIHLIIDENHQTLRAKYTKKKNTMTYMKVFEGRWKIEPLYVDSERLCNQREPKSREEYRRCSGGKGRIASTVRMELIFQPASLLNVPPVSWIIRGITIKATKTLIEDLRKFAINMYKM; from the exons ATGAGTCTATATCCTGGATTTGGTGGCTGGATCAATCTGAACATTCAACAACGTCCTAAG GCTGAATCTGGGAGACATGAGGATGTTGAGTCTAATTCAATGTCAGAGAAAGATACCAATCTAAAACCATGGTACGCCGAACCTGGTGAT AATGCAGCTACGGAACCTGGGGATGTTAGATCCAAGTCACTGTATGCCGTGGAtactaaatattttgatttaaaggAGATGAGAACGCAATCAAAACTTTGGcatgcagagaagaagaagcatccaTGGTATGTTCCTCCTGCTAAGTTTAAG gtgaaaacaaaaaatggtatttGCCATATGAACATAGAACTCACAGTGGGATTAATCCCTCCAGGAGCCTATGAGATGCTCACTAATCCAAGAAACATAACATTCTTTTCTGCGGACGATGTAGTCGATGATGACCGTAGACGACAACGtctg gaaaacaaatcaacaaaggTTTTGAAGAAGGATGGACCAAGACAAATCACGGATGTGAGCAAAGTTCTGAGatggaagtttcttttgttttctggaacTATCCCAATTCATCTAATTATCGATGAAAACCATCAAACTCTTAGA GCAAAATAcacgaaaaagaaaaacacaatgaCTTACATGAAAGTGTTCGAGGGTAGGTGGAAGATAGAGCCTCTATACGTAGATTCAGAACGCTTGTGCAACCAAAGAGAGCCGAAGAGTCGAGAAGAATACAGAAGATGTAGCGGCGGAAAAGGAAGGATTGCATCGACGGTGAGAATGGAGCTTATCTTTCAGCCTGCGTCTCTTCTTAACGTGCCACCGGTTTCTTGGATCATTCGTGGGATCACCATCAAAGCCACCAAGACTTTGATTGAAGATCTTAGAAAATTTGCTATCAATATGTACAAAATGTAA
- the LOC104756729 gene encoding uncharacterized protein LOC104756729: MRVFPGFGGWINQNTQQPPKAEAKTSANVNTNSVSEKDSNNQLYYDKEDMKKQYELWSVGEKKHPWYDAPPKVKVTTKKGLCHMNIEMTLGWIPDGVFELFTNPNDGPLFFDMNKHGRQLLEYKSRKVLKKDGPRQIVKVQQALAWDFLWWSGSIPIELIVDENQKKFTAKYKKEKMIFMKVFEGSYKVEPLYADSVRLCKQKEPKSLQEYKTCSGERGRIASKVTMDQYFQPYPPFNLPPFSWFIRDITIKTTTTLLKMLQHASVVLRE, encoded by the exons ATGAGGGTATTTCCTGGATTTGGTGGCTGGATCAATCAGAACACTCAGCAGCCTCCCAAG GCTGAGGCCAAAACATCTGCGAATGTTAATACTAATTCAGTGTCAGAGAAAGATAGtaataatcaattatattatgaCAAAGAGGACATGAAGAAGCAATATGAACTTTGGAGTGTTGGAGAGAAGAAGCATCCATGGTATGATGCCCCTCCTAAGGTGAAG gTGACGACAAAAAAGGGACTATGCCATATGAACATAGAAATGACATTGGGCTGGATACCTGATGGAGTCTTCGAACTTTTCACTAATCCAAATGACGGCCCACTCTTCTTTGATATGAACAAGCATGGGCGTCAACTTCTG gAATACAAATCAAGAAAAGTTTTAAAGAAGGATGGACCGAGGCAGATCGTGAAGGTGCAGCAAGCTCTGGCATGGGACTTCCTTTGGTGGTCGGGTTCTATCCCGATAGAATTAATTGTggatgaaaaccaaaaaaaatttaca gcaaaatataaaaaagagaaaatgattttCATGAAAGTATTCGAAGGTAGCTATAAAGTGGAGCCACTATATGCTGATTCAGTACGCTTGTGCAAGCAAAAGGAGCCGAAGAGTCTACAAGAATACAAAACTTGTAGTGGCGAACGAGGAAGGATAGCATCGAAAGTAACAATGGACCAATACTTTCAGCCATATCCTCCTTTTAATTTGCCGCcattttcttggtttattcGTGATATTACAATCAAGACCACCACAACTCTGCTCAAAATGCTTCAACATGCGAGTGTCGTGTTACGAGAGTGA
- the LOC104756728 gene encoding uncharacterized protein LOC104756728 — MSVIPRFSGWINQNIEEPDEVESKSPASNSVWVVDPKYYNVAEVKKESKLWRAAEKKHPWHDAPAKVKVSNKKGLCHMNIEFKLGLPPEAVYEMFTNPNNFPFFEEDKAGRQRLENKSTKVLRKDGPRQTTKVEKALSWNFLGLFSGDIPIHLIIHENHKNLTAKYTTKKMMLMKVFEGSWKVEPDYVDQERLCKTRLPKSREEYKICSGGQGKVGSKVIMEQIFQPSSLLNTPPISGIIRGITIKTTKNLLEDLRKAGITLRKV, encoded by the exons atGAGTGTAATTCCTAGATTTAGTGGATGGATCAATCAGAATATTGAAGAGCCTGATGAG GTCGAGTCCAAGAGCCCCGCATCTAATTCTGTGTGGGTTGTAGATCCTAAATACTATAACGTAGCTGAGGTAAAGAAGGAATCAAAACTTTGGAGAGCTGCAGAGAAGAAGCATCCATGGCATGATGCTCCAGCTAAGGTGAAGGTAAG CAACAAAAAGGGCCTTTGCCATATGAATATAGAATTCAAACTGGGATTGCCTCCTGAAGCAGTCTACGAGATGTTCACTAATCCAAACAACTTTCCTTTCTTCGAAGAGGACAAGGCCGGGCGCCAAcgtttg gaaaacaaatcaacaaaggTTTTGAGAAAGGATGGGCCAAGGCAAACCACTAAGGTGGAAAAAGCTTTGTCCTGGAACTTCCTTGGGTTGTTTTCTGGAGATATCCCAATACATCTAATTATCCatgaaaaccataaaaatcTAACA GCAAAATATACGACAAAGAAAATGATGCTAATGAAAGTGTTTGAGGGTAGCTGGAAAGTTGAGCCAGACTACGTAGATCAGGAACGCTTGTGCAAGACAAGGTTGCCAAAAAGTCGAGAAGAATACAAAATATGTAGCGGTGGACAAGGAAAAGTTGGATCGAAAGTGATAATGGAACAGATTTTTCagccttcttctcttcttaatacACCACCAATTTCTGGGATTATCCGTGGGATCACCATCAAAACCACCAAGAATTTGCTTGAAGATCTTAGAAAAGCCGGTATTACTTTACGAAAAGTTTGA
- the LOC109130226 gene encoding uncharacterized protein LOC109130226, whose amino-acid sequence MSVFPGFGGWINQNIKQDPQAESRRSEKDTNNEEEPSYDEEEMKRQDELWKAAQKKHPWYDAPPKVKVTTKKGLCHMNIELTFGLTPDGVFELFTSPNNGSLFFDMDMNGRPLLATKSRKVLKKDGPRQTVKLVKAVAWDFLWWSGYFPIKLIVDVNKKDLTAKYKKEKMMFMKVFKGNWKIEPLYVDSERLCKQKEPKSLQEYKTCSGGQGRVASKVTMDQYFQPYPPFNLPPISWFIRDITIRTTETLLKMLQHAGAVLRE is encoded by the exons aTGAGTGTGTTTCCTGGATTTGGTGGTTGGATCAATCAGAACATAAAACAGGATCCTCAG GCTGAGTCCAGGAGATCAGAGAAAGATACCAATAATGAGGAAGAACCAAGTTATGACGAAGAGGAGATGAAGAGGCAAGATGAACTTTGGAAAGCTGCACAAAAGAAGCATCCATGGTATGATGCACCTCCTAAGGTGAAG gTTACAACAAAGAAGGGTCTTTGTCATATGAATATAGAATTGACATTTGGCTTGACTCCTGATGGTGTCTTCGAACTTTTCACTAGTCCAAATAACGGCTCACTCTTCTTCGATATGGATATGAATGGGCGCCCGCTTCTG GCAACCAAATCAAGAAAGGTTTTGAAAAAGGATGGACCGAGGCAGACGGTGAAGTTGGTGAAAGCTGTAGCATGGGACTTTCTTTGGTGGTCTGGATATTTCCCGATAAAGCTAATTGTCgatgtaaacaaaaaagatcTCACA gcaaaatataagaaagagaaaatgatgtTCATGAAAGTTTTCAAAGGTAACTGGAAAATAGAGCCACTATACGTAGATTCAGAACGTTTGTGCAAGCAAAAGGAGCCAAAGAGTCTACAAGAATACAAAACATGTAGTGGCGGCCAAGGAAGAGTTGCCTCGAAAGTAACAATGGACCAATATTTTCAGCCATATCCTCCTTTTAATCTGCCGCCAATTTCTTGGTTCATTCGTGATATCACCATCCGAACCACCGAAACTCTACTCAAAATGCTTCAACATGCGGGTGCCGTACTACGAGAGTGA
- the LOC104756730 gene encoding uncharacterized protein LOC104756730 — translation MRVIPGFGIWINQNAEEPLDGESKSPKSESVWAVDPKYYDLDEVRREGEIWRAAEKKHPWSDAPAKVKVTTKNGLCHMNIEFKLGLPPEGVYEMFTNPNNYPVFKKDKAGRQRLENKSRKVLKKNGPRQTTEMEKDLHWNFLFLSKAIPIHLIIDENHKNLTAKYTTKNMMFLKVLEGSWKVVPDFVDQERLCKPRLPKSREEYKRCSGGKGKVGSKVTMEQVFQPSPLLNLPPVSWIIRGITIKTTKILLEDIRKAGTTLRTV, via the exons atgagaGTGATTCCTGGATTTGGTATCTGGATCAATCAGAATGCTGAGGAGCCTCTTGAC GGAGAGTCCAAGAGCCCTAAATCTGAATCTGTGTGGGCGGTAGATCCTAAATATTACGACTTAGATGAGGTGAGGAGGGAAGGAGAAATTTGGAGAGCTGCAGAGAAGAAGCATCCATGGTCTGATGCTCCTGCTAAGGTGAAG GTGACAACAAAAAATGGTCTTTGCCATATGAACATAGAATTTAAACTGGGATTGCCTCCTGAAGGAGTCTACGAGATGTTCACTAATCCAAACAACTATCCAGTCTTCAAAAAGGATAAGGCCGGGCGCCAACGTCtg gaaaacaaatcaagaaaagttTTGAAGAAAAATGGACCGAGGCAGACCACAGAGATGGAAAAAGATTTGCATTGGAACTTCCTTTTCTTGTCTAAAGCAATCCCAATACATCTAATTATCGatgaaaaccataaaaatcTTACA GCGAAATATACCACAAAGAATATGATGTTCTTGAAAGTGTTGGAGGGTAGCTGGAAAGTGGTACCAGACTTCGTAGATCAGGAACGCTTGTGCAAGCCAAGGTTGCCGAAATCTCGAGAAGAATACAAAAGATGTAGTGGCGGAAAAGGAAAGGTTGGGTCGAAGGTAACAATGGAGCAGGTCTTTCAGCCTTCTCCTCTTCTTAATCTGCCACCAGTTTCTTGGATTATCCGTGGGATCACCATCAAAACCACCAAGATTCTGCTCGAAGATATCAGAAAAGCGGGTACAACTTTACGAACAGTTTGA
- the LOC104756731 gene encoding uncharacterized protein LOC104756731, whose amino-acid sequence MGIFPGFSLINQNTKQPTKAESKKSGKVKPKSVSETYPEDREELKKQMKLWRASEKKYAWHDYPPKVKVTKYEDLCHMNIQFTIGLPPEAVFDIFTTYENPSWYSMMKKRPILEHRSSKVLSDRGPTEKLVQVEKEAPWRFLWWSGAIPVHLNLNESRKDFSALYLIPKKNMMFKEFNGKWKIEPWYIDNSRYCKPRLPKNREEYRQCTGGKGLIGSRVTVDQSFKPSSYLNFPPLSWYIRRVTIKTTKALVEDLQVRAAIIKSV is encoded by the exons ATGGGTATATTTCCTGGCTTTAGCTTGATCAATCAGAACACAAAACAGCCTACAAAG GCTGAATCCAAGAAATCTGGGAAAGTGAAACCAAAGTCAGTGTCAGAGACTTATCCTGAGGACAGAGAGGAATTAAAGAAGCAAATGAAACTTTGGAGAGCTTCAGAGAAGAAGTATGCATGGCATGATTATCCTCCTAAGGTGAAG GTGACAAAATATGAGGATCTTTGCCATATGAACATACAATTTACAATTGGATTGCCTCCTGAAGCAGTCTTCGACATTTTCACTACTTACGAGAACCCATCATGGTACTCAATGATGAAAAAGCGCCCAATTCTG GAACACAGATCAAGTAAAGTTCTTAGCGATCGTGGACCGACAGAGAAGCTTGTGCAAGTGGAAAAAGAGGCGCCATGGAGGTTCCTTTGGTGGTCTGGAGCTATCCCGGTACATCTAAATCTCAACGAGAGCCGAAAAGATTTCAGC GCACTATATCTGATTCCGAAAAAGAATATGATGTTCAAAGAGTTCAATGGTAAGTGGAAAATAGAGCCATGGTACATAGACAACAGTCGCTATTGCAAGCCGAGGCTGCCAAAGAATCGAGAAGAGTATAGACAATGTACCGGCGGAAAAGGATTGATTGGCTCGAGAGTGACAGTGGACCAGTCTTTTAAGCCATCTTCTTATCTTAATTTTCCACCGCTTTCATGGTACATTCGTAGGGTCACCATCAAGACCACCAAGGCTCTAGTCGAAGATCTTCAAGTTCGGGCAGCCATTATCAAAAGCGTTTGA